Sequence from the Bryobacteraceae bacterium genome:
GCCGGCGCCGAACTCCGGATGGCTGCGCCGTTCCCCCTTGCCGATCAGGGCGAGGGCCTCGTCGCGGGAGCCGATGCGGCCCCGCGCGCCGACGGCGGTGCAGTTGATCGCGGCCATGGCGTTGGAGAATTCGAGTGCGTCTCCGATGGGCATGCCTTCGAGCACAGCATAACAAAAGGCCCCGTGAAAGACGTCGCCGGCGCCGGTGGTATCGGCGCAGTTCACCACGAAAGCCGGCGAATAATGGAACCGGCCGTCGACGCGGGCAAGCGCGCCGTGGGCGCCCAGCGTCATCGCCGCCACCTTCATGCCGTACTCATTCTGGATCATCTCGAGCGCGCGGCACGGGTCGTTCTCGGCGGTCCAGCGGACCGGGAATTCCGAGCTCGTCACCAGGTAGTCGATGGTGGTGAGTACGCGGTCAAAGCCGTGGTAGACGGTATCGACATCCACGGTGACCGGAATGCCATTGGCGCGGGCAATGCGGGCGGCGCGCTCCACGGCGGGCGTATCGTGGCCATCAATGTGAAGCATCCGCGCGCAGGTGATCATCTCCTCGGCGATCTCTTCCGGCTCGAGGCGCAATTCCTCGGGACGACGCCAGAAAACGGTGCGCTCACCGGTGGTGCGGTCAATGATGATGTACGCCGATTGGTTCGCGGTGTTCCGGCGCACCTGGACGTGGTCAAGGTTGATCCCCGAGCCGTGGAGGCTCTCCATCTGGACGCGGCCGCGTTCGTCGTCGCCCACCGTGCCGACGTATTTCACCCGCAGCCCGAGCTGGGCGCACGCCACCATGGCGCTCGCCACCTGGCCGCCGGGGCTCAGTATCTCCTCGTCGAATGGTTCCTTGCCGGCGTAGGCGGGAAAGCGGGGGACCAGGAGGAGCGTATCGGTGGCGTTCAGTCCAACGCCCACCACGTCGAAATCAGGCATCGTGCAACATTCGATTATCGCAGCCCCGATGCTATAATGAAAAGTCCCACCGAATATTCTGTAATCAACGTATATGCTTCAAGCAACACAACTCCGTCCAGGCATGGTGATCAAGTTCAACAACGAGTTGTACTCGATCTTCAAGACCGAGCATCGTACGCCCGGAAACCTGCGCGGCTTCGTGCAGGCAAAGATGCGCCGGCTGGCGTCGGGATCGATGACCGAGCACCGGTTCTCGTCGGAAGACCGCGTGGAGCGAGCCATTCTCGACGAACACCAGATGGAGTATCTCTACGACGACGGCGAAGCATTCCACTTCATGAACATTGAGACTTATGAACAGATGCACCTGAACCGGGACCTGCTCGGCGACGCGGTGAATTACCTGGTGCCGAGCTTCAAGGTGACGGTGGTGTTCTACGAGGGCAAGCCGATCAGTGTGGACTTGCCGCCCTCGGTGGACCTGACGATCGTCGAAACCGAGCCGAGCCTCAAAGGCGCCACGGTTTCGAACGTCACCAAGCCGGCCACGCTCGAAACCGGCCTCGTTGTCCAGGTGCCCCCGTTCATCGCCTCCGGCGAACGCATCCGCGTTTCGACGGCGGATGGATCGTACCTCGAACGGGCGTCGTAGCCCCTACTTCCGCGCCGGCCGCACCATCGCGTAAACCTCCGGCGACGTTTCCGTCCGAAGGGTGCGCTCCACCCCGAATTCGAACTTCTCAAACAGAGGCACGACAAGCCGGCTCGTGGCTACAAAGTAAGCCGCTGTGCGCTGCTCGTCGATCGCCGCGAGCGAAGCCCCGATCAACGAACTGCCGATCCCACGGCCCTGCAGTTCCGGAGCCACGCCCACCAGGGGCAGGTACCAGTGCGGCGCCCGCGGATGCGCGGAGACGATCAGGTCGATCAGCTCGAAAACCTCCGCCTGCCGGGGCGCCGCCACGGTGCTCGCAATCAGGCTCACGATCGGAATCTCCGCCGGCCACTCCCCGGGAGGCAGCCACAGGGCCGCCGCCGCCCCCGCCATCCAGGCGGCTTGGGATTCGAAGGAGCGCCCGGCGAAGGCGCTCGCGAACGCCGGGAAGTGCTCGTGGTATTGCGCCGCGTCGGGATAGAGAAAGCGGGCGAACGGATCCCCGGCAAGCGCCGCAACCAGTGCGGCGAGCACCGCGCCCTCCTGCTCACGGCCGACAACCGTTGGCTTTGGCTGCATGCGAATGTTCCTGACCGTCGACGCGCAATTGAGAGATGAAATCGCTCAGCCCACGGTGACATCGCCGGCGATTCTCAGCGCCCGCCCGGCCGCCGCCGACTGATAGGCCGCCTCCACGGCGGCGAACGTATCGAGGTACCGGCGGCCGGACGTCTCGAACTCGCTGCCGGTGCGCAGGCAATCGACGAAATGCTCTTGTGTGGCGCGGACGCTGTCACCCCGATAGCCGACGCGGACCGTGTTCGGCCACACCAGCTTTCCGTTCGAGAACACATCGCCGGAGGCGGCCACCTCCAGAACGCCGAGTTCCCCTTCCACCTGCGCATCGCCGAGTGGTGGCGAATCGGGCCGGAGGTCTGTGAAGCGGTGCCCGTCGACGATGCCGGTGAGCCCGCTGGAGTGCGTGACGACGCAGACCGCCGTGTCTTCCCCCGCGATCAGCGGATTGCGGCGCCGCGTTTGCGCGTAGATCGTTTCGATGCCGCCAAACAGGAATCGCGCGGTATCGATCGGATGCACCACGCTTTCGAACAGAAGCAGCCGCGGCATCTCCCGGAAGTAGGGCTGCGCCGGATACGCGTCCGGACCCATGCCGTCGGCGCGCCGCATTCGGAAGCGGTAGGTGACCACCGGGCCGATGCCCCCCGCTTCGATCCGTTCCCGCAGCACCCGGTACCACGGCTGCCACCGCCAGTTCTCGTGGATCATCAACGGCGTCCCGGCGTTCGCGGCGGCTTCCACCATCCGGCGAGCCTCGTCCATGTTCATCGCCATCGGCTTCTGGCAGATGATCGGGATGCCCTTGGCGGCGGCGCGTTCGACGAAATCGGCATGCGTCTCCGGGCGCGTCGCGATGTCGATGAAGTCGAGTTGCTCGCGGTCGAGCAGTTCCTCAATGGACGCGTAGGCGTTGGGCGCGGCGGCGCGGGCGCGGTCGAGATCGGGGTCGCAGGCGGCGGCGAGCGTCACTCCGCT
This genomic interval carries:
- a CDS encoding PfkB family carbohydrate kinase translates to MPDFDVVGVGLNATDTLLLVPRFPAYAGKEPFDEEILSPGGQVASAMVACAQLGLRVKYVGTVGDDERGRVQMESLHGSGINLDHVQVRRNTANQSAYIIIDRTTGERTVFWRRPEELRLEPEEIAEEMITCARMLHIDGHDTPAVERAARIARANGIPVTVDVDTVYHGFDRVLTTIDYLVTSSEFPVRWTAENDPCRALEMIQNEYGMKVAAMTLGAHGALARVDGRFHYSPAFVVNCADTTGAGDVFHGAFCYAVLEGMPIGDALEFSNAMAAINCTAVGARGRIGSRDEALALIGKGERRSHPEFGAGEFVRRKSSRQ
- the efp gene encoding elongation factor P, whose protein sequence is MLQATQLRPGMVIKFNNELYSIFKTEHRTPGNLRGFVQAKMRRLASGSMTEHRFSSEDRVERAILDEHQMEYLYDDGEAFHFMNIETYEQMHLNRDLLGDAVNYLVPSFKVTVVFYEGKPISVDLPPSVDLTIVETEPSLKGATVSNVTKPATLETGLVVQVPPFIASGERIRVSTADGSYLERAS
- a CDS encoding GNAT family N-acetyltransferase; translation: MQPKPTVVGREQEGAVLAALVAALAGDPFARFLYPDAAQYHEHFPAFASAFAGRSFESQAAWMAGAAAALWLPPGEWPAEIPIVSLIASTVAAPRQAEVFELIDLIVSAHPRAPHWYLPLVGVAPELQGRGIGSSLIGASLAAIDEQRTAAYFVATSRLVVPLFEKFEFGVERTLRTETSPEVYAMVRPARK
- a CDS encoding Gfo/Idh/MocA family oxidoreductase — encoded protein: MSALRGAIAGCGFFAQFHIDAWRRMSGVTLAAACDPDLDRARAAAPNAYASIEELLDREQLDFIDIATRPETHADFVERAAAKGIPIICQKPMAMNMDEARRMVEAAANAGTPLMIHENWRWQPWYRVLRERIEAGGIGPVVTYRFRMRRADGMGPDAYPAQPYFREMPRLLLFESVVHPIDTARFLFGGIETIYAQTRRRNPLIAGEDTAVCVVTHSSGLTGIVDGHRFTDLRPDSPPLGDAQVEGELGVLEVAASGDVFSNGKLVWPNTVRVGYRGDSVRATQEHFVDCLRTGSEFETSGRRYLDTFAAVEAAYQSAAAGRALRIAGDVTVG